Proteins encoded by one window of Kribbella flavida DSM 17836:
- a CDS encoding ABC transporter ATP-binding protein, whose protein sequence is MRESVGLAGAGLRLGYHGRQVVTDAAVRIEPAAVTALVGPNGSGKSTLLRAMARLHQPDAGSVTLADGSDALALSAKEFARKVTLLSQSRPTPNGVSVRDVVGYGRHPYRGRWRADDPDGAAAITHAMDVTGVSAMAERAVDELSGGELQRVWLATCLAQDTGVLLLDEPTTFLDLRYQIEILDLMRDLADEHGVAVGVVLHDLNQAADVADRVVLLHQGRVRATGTPAEVLRAEALTEAYGIRIDVGTDPATGRISTQPVGRHLHRHILQDS, encoded by the coding sequence ATGCGAGAGTCGGTGGGGCTGGCGGGTGCCGGGTTGCGGCTGGGGTACCACGGGCGTCAGGTGGTGACCGACGCCGCGGTGCGGATCGAGCCGGCTGCGGTGACCGCGCTGGTCGGGCCGAACGGCAGTGGCAAGTCGACGCTGCTGCGGGCGATGGCTCGGCTGCACCAGCCCGACGCCGGCAGCGTGACGCTCGCGGACGGGTCGGACGCGCTGGCGTTGTCGGCGAAGGAGTTCGCCCGCAAGGTCACCTTGCTGTCGCAGTCCCGCCCCACTCCGAACGGCGTCAGCGTGCGCGACGTCGTCGGCTACGGCCGGCACCCGTACCGCGGTCGCTGGCGCGCCGACGACCCGGACGGCGCGGCCGCGATCACGCACGCGATGGACGTCACCGGGGTCAGCGCGATGGCCGAGCGGGCCGTCGACGAACTGTCCGGCGGTGAGCTGCAGCGCGTCTGGCTGGCGACCTGTCTGGCCCAGGACACCGGCGTCCTGCTGCTCGACGAGCCGACCACCTTTCTCGACCTGCGCTACCAGATCGAGATCCTCGACCTGATGCGCGACCTGGCCGACGAGCACGGCGTGGCGGTCGGCGTCGTGCTGCACGACCTGAACCAGGCGGCCGACGTGGCCGACCGGGTCGTGCTGCTGCACCAGGGCCGGGTCCGCGCGACCGGCACGCCCGCGGAGGTCCTGCGGGCGGAGGCGTTGACCGAGGCCTACGGGATCCGGATCGACGTCGGCACCGATCCGGCCACCGGCCGGATCAGCACCCAGCCGGTCGGCAGGCACCTGCACCGGCACATCCTTCAAGACAGCTGA